One Halostella limicola genomic window carries:
- a CDS encoding RidA family protein yields the protein MDRKTVESDTAWETAVGYARAVRAGDEIHVSGTTATDENGELVGEGDPYAQAKQALANVEDALEAAGASADDVVRTRVYVTDIEQWEAIGRAHRETFGDVRPATSMVQVERLIDPEMLVEIEAVAKAA from the coding sequence ATGGACCGGAAGACGGTGGAGAGCGACACCGCGTGGGAGACCGCGGTCGGCTACGCCAGGGCCGTGCGCGCCGGGGACGAGATACACGTCTCGGGGACCACCGCGACCGACGAGAACGGGGAGCTAGTCGGCGAAGGCGACCCGTACGCGCAGGCGAAGCAGGCGCTCGCGAACGTCGAGGACGCGCTTGAGGCCGCCGGCGCGAGCGCCGACGACGTGGTCCGAACGCGCGTGTACGTCACGGACATCGAGCAGTGGGAGGCGATCGGCCGCGCCCACCGCGAGACGTTCGGCGACGTCCGGCCCGCGACGAGCATGGTGCAGGTCGAGCGGCTGATCGACCCCGAGATGCTCGTCGAGATCGAAGCCGTGGCGAAAGCAGCGTGA
- a CDS encoding phosphoglycerol geranylgeranyltransferase — MTEAWADWDHIVKIDPDKTLVEGETFEDVCETGTDALEIGGTLDVTSEKMERVIDACAKYDVPLYQEPSNPAVVVHDDAVDGFLVPVVLNAGDVAWITGAHKEWVKADDVDWGRTTTEAYIILNSEASAAQLTQADCDQSAEDVAAYAEVAEQMFGQEIVYVEYSGTLGDPEKVRAAADALDEATLFYGGGIHDYDSAHTMGEHADVVVVGDLVHDEGVDAVRETVEGAKDA; from the coding sequence ATGACTGAAGCGTGGGCCGATTGGGACCACATCGTGAAGATCGACCCCGACAAGACGCTGGTCGAGGGCGAGACGTTCGAGGACGTCTGCGAGACGGGCACGGACGCGCTCGAGATCGGCGGCACGCTGGACGTGACCAGCGAGAAGATGGAGCGCGTCATCGACGCCTGCGCGAAGTACGACGTGCCGCTCTATCAGGAGCCGAGCAACCCGGCGGTCGTCGTCCACGACGACGCGGTCGACGGTTTCCTCGTCCCCGTCGTGTTGAACGCGGGCGACGTGGCGTGGATCACCGGCGCGCACAAGGAGTGGGTGAAGGCGGACGACGTGGACTGGGGGCGCACGACCACGGAGGCGTACATCATCCTCAACTCAGAGGCGAGCGCGGCCCAGCTCACGCAGGCCGACTGCGACCAGAGCGCGGAGGACGTCGCGGCCTACGCCGAGGTCGCCGAGCAGATGTTCGGTCAGGAGATCGTCTACGTCGAGTACTCCGGCACCCTCGGCGACCCCGAGAAGGTCCGCGCCGCGGCCGACGCGCTCGACGAGGCGACGCTCTTCTACGGCGGCGGCATCCACGACTACGACTCCGCGCACACGATGGGCGAGCACGCGGACGTGGTCGTCGTGGGCGATCTGGTCCACGACGAGGGCGTCGACGCGGTCCGCGAGACCGTCGAGGGCGCGAAGGACGCCTGA